TCGGCCTCTTCCATGGCCATCCGGCGGCCCTGCTGCGTCAGGATGTCGTCTTCCTCGATCAGGAAGCTGGTATACGGCGTGATGATGCCGTAGCGCACGCTCAGACTGACGACGCTGTCGACCAGTTCGCTCGACTCGCCGTTGAGGCGGATGGTGTTGAGCAGGTCGGCGATACGGCGCTGCGCCCACAGCCGGGCGATGAAGGCGTCGCCGCCGGCGTTCTCGCGGAAGCTGAGGTCGTCATAGACGAAGGTGGTCGGCTCGCCGCGCACGGCGCCGCTCAGCGAGATCGTGACGTTGTCCTGCCCGTTGCGGTAACGGCCCACGATGGCAATCTGTTCGCCGGCGAACAGGTCGGCGACCTCGGCCGGGTACTGCACCTCGGTCTGCACGCCGCCGAAGTCGATCGCGATGTCGCTCAGCACCGGCGCGCTGATCTTGTTGTACAGGCTCGCCATCGACTCGTCGATGCGCATCGACGGGCGGACGTACGTGCCGGCGCCTTTGAAGTCGCGCACGATGGCATCCAGCAGCAGCGTGTTGACGTCGTCGCCGACGCCGAAGCTGAAGATGCGGGCGTTGGGCTTGGCGGCGTCTGCCGCGTTGGCGAGGATCGAGTCGACCTCGGTGATGCCTTCGGTCGGCACGCCGTCGGTCAGGAACAGGATTGTCGCGGGGCGTTCCTGCACCATGTCGAGCGCGGTGAGCAGGCCGGCGTTGATGTCGGTGCCGCCCTCGGCGTACAGGCTGTCGATCCACGCGGCGGCGTCAGACGCATTATCCTCGCTCTGCAGGCCGCTGGCGTAGGTACGCACGCCGGTGCTGAACACGACCACGTTGAAGCGATCCTCGGGGTTGAGGTTTTCGAGCACGTAGCGGGCGGCGGCCTGCGCCTGCGTCCACTTCTCGCCCTGCATCGAGCCGGACTGGTCGATCACCAGCACGATGTCCTTGGGCTGGATGGCGTCGGCGTCCACGCGCAGCGGCGGCTGAACCAGCAGCAGGAAGAAGCCGTCGGCCGCGGCGCTCTCCTTGAAGGTGAGCAGGCTGACGCTGATCTCGGTGGCGTCCACGCCGTAGTACAGTGTGAAGTCGTTGTCGGCGACGGCGTCGGTCATCTCGAAGCCGGCGCGGAAGGACGTATCGCTCTCGCGGCTGATGGCGATTTGATGCGACGGCGAATACACCGTTCCGATCGGGGTCTGGCCGGTCACCTCGACCGACAGCGACAACTGCTCGACAAGGCGGGTGGTCGTCAGCGGGTAGAGGTACTTGATCAGGCCGTTGTCGACCGGCAGCAGCTGCGAATAGTCGATCTGGATGCGGCGCGTTTCGCCCGGCGGGATCGGGAAGACGTTGGCCTGAATGGCCTGGGTGCCGATGTATTCGAGCAGCGCGGGGTCGCGGTACTGGCGCACGATTTCGTCATAGATCTGGCGCGCCTCGGTGGCGGAGAGGATCTTGGCCTCGTACGCCTCGCCGTCGATGATCATGGTCAGGCGGTCGACCGCGGCGTTATCCGGCAGCGGGAAGACGAACGTGCCTTCGGCCAGCCCCTCGCCGGTATTGGTGAACTGCAGGTCGATGCTGGTGGTGGCGAGCTGGTCGTTAATGACCG
The sequence above is a segment of the Candidatus Flexicrinis affinis genome. Coding sequences within it:
- a CDS encoding VWA domain-containing protein, with amino-acid sequence MTIRRTIRIILLVATFVLLTAGIAQAQEPIMPEPPRWVPGVWTNPDWLTVDFHRVRAVINDQLATTSIDLQFTNTGEGLAEGTFVFPLPDNAAVDRLTMIIDGEAYEAKILSATEARQIYDEIVRQYRDPALLEYIGTQAIQANVFPIPPGETRRIQIDYSQLLPVDNGLIKYLYPLTTTRLVEQLSLSVEVTGQTPIGTVYSPSHQIAISRESDTSFRAGFEMTDAVADNDFTLYYGVDATEISVSLLTFKESAAADGFFLLLVQPPLRVDADAIQPKDIVLVIDQSGSMQGEKWTQAQAAARYVLENLNPEDRFNVVVFSTGVRTYASGLQSEDNASDAAAWIDSLYAEGGTDINAGLLTALDMVQERPATILFLTDGVPTEGITEVDSILANAADAAKPNARIFSFGVGDDVNTLLLDAIVRDFKGAGTYVRPSMRIDESMASLYNKISAPVLSDIAIDFGGVQTEVQYPAEVADLFAGEQIAIVGRYRNGQDNVTISLSGAVRGEPTTFVYDDLSFRENAGGDAFIARLWAQRRIADLLNTIRLNGESSELVDSVVSLSVRYGIITPYTSFLIEEDDILTQQGRRMAMEEAEMAMEDAFSDVTGAGAVNRAADLGAMSQAAAPAPMQTMTPAGTQMAPGEGQDADGSFGNEFRDTNALTTVGDKTFIQIDGVWTDTAFEPDTMTTEKVEFLSDAYFDLLDAMPELADYFALGEQVIVVLDGVAYEVTAE